Proteins from a single region of Streptomyces glaucescens:
- a CDS encoding NAD(P)H-dependent oxidoreductase, whose translation MIIVDTALRRREERDRPIRVGMVGAGFMGRGLARHIVRSVPGMRLAAIANRSLATAERAYTEAGVRPVRANGAGDVEAAVAAGRPVVTEDAFALLAAEGIDCLVDVTGAVEFGARVTVAALERGLPVVTMNAELDGTVGPLLAHRARAAGVVLTAADGDQPGVQGNLLRFVRGLGVTPLVAGNVKGLQDEYRTPATQKAFAERWGQNVHMVTSFADGTKVSFEQAIVANAHGLTVARRGMYGRGHTGHVDELTGVYDIDELRELGGVVDYVVGARPGPGVYVIGTHDDPRQRHYLELYKLGKGPLYSFYTPYHLCHFEVPHTIARAVDFADAALTPPAGPRVDVVATAKRDLKAGTVVDGIGGYDTYGVAETHAATLASRLLPMGVAEGCVLRRDIARDAVLTYDDVRLPAGRLVDRLREEQNELFPG comes from the coding sequence ATGATCATCGTCGACACCGCGCTGCGCCGGCGCGAGGAGCGGGACCGGCCGATACGGGTCGGCATGGTGGGCGCCGGTTTCATGGGGCGCGGACTGGCACGCCACATCGTACGGTCGGTGCCCGGCATGCGGCTGGCGGCAATCGCCAACCGGAGCCTCGCCACCGCCGAGCGCGCGTACACCGAGGCGGGCGTGCGGCCGGTGCGGGCGAACGGCGCGGGCGATGTCGAGGCCGCCGTGGCCGCCGGACGTCCCGTGGTCACCGAGGACGCCTTCGCGCTGCTCGCCGCCGAGGGGATCGACTGCCTGGTCGACGTCACCGGCGCGGTGGAGTTCGGTGCCAGGGTCACCGTGGCCGCCCTGGAGCGGGGGCTGCCCGTGGTGACGATGAACGCGGAACTGGACGGCACCGTCGGCCCGCTGCTCGCCCACCGGGCCCGTGCGGCGGGGGTCGTGCTCACCGCTGCGGACGGCGACCAGCCCGGCGTGCAGGGCAACCTGCTGCGCTTCGTGCGCGGTCTGGGAGTCACCCCGCTGGTCGCCGGCAACGTCAAGGGCCTCCAGGACGAGTACCGCACCCCCGCCACGCAGAAGGCGTTCGCCGAACGCTGGGGCCAGAACGTGCACATGGTCACGAGTTTCGCCGACGGCACGAAGGTCTCCTTCGAGCAGGCCATCGTCGCCAACGCCCACGGCCTGACCGTGGCGCGGCGGGGCATGTACGGACGCGGGCACACCGGCCACGTCGACGAGCTCACCGGCGTCTACGACATCGACGAGCTGCGTGAACTGGGCGGTGTCGTCGACTACGTGGTGGGCGCCAGGCCCGGGCCCGGCGTGTATGTGATCGGCACCCATGACGACCCCCGGCAGCGGCACTACCTGGAGCTGTACAAGCTCGGGAAGGGCCCGCTCTACAGTTTCTACACGCCCTATCACCTGTGCCACTTCGAGGTCCCGCACACCATCGCGCGCGCGGTCGACTTCGCCGACGCCGCGCTGACGCCGCCGGCCGGCCCGCGGGTCGACGTGGTGGCCACCGCCAAGCGCGACCTGAAGGCCGGCACGGTCGTGGACGGCATCGGCGGCTACGACACCTACGGCGTCGCCGAGACCCACGCGGCGACCCTGGCGTCCCGGCTGCTGCCCATGGGGGTCGCCGAGGGCTGCGTGCTGCGCCGGGACATCGCCCGGGACGCGGTGCTCACCTATGACGACGTACGGCTGCCGGCGGGCCGGCTGGTCGACCGGCTGCGCGAGGAGCAGAACGAGCTGTTCCCGGGCTGA